In Flavobacterium sp. WV_118_3, one DNA window encodes the following:
- a CDS encoding helix-turn-helix transcriptional regulator produces MSHFDTPDKKIHQGRNIKRFREMLGIKQEALAIALGEDWSQKRVSLMEQRETIETNLLTQVAEIFKIPVEAIENLDEEQAVNIIANTFDNGSIGYQGNQNCTFHPIDKLVQLHEEKIALYERMLKEKDEMMARLEKLIETK; encoded by the coding sequence ATGTCACATTTCGATACGCCAGACAAAAAAATACACCAGGGAAGAAACATCAAACGTTTTCGCGAAATGCTGGGCATCAAACAAGAAGCACTGGCTATAGCCTTAGGCGAAGATTGGAGCCAAAAAAGAGTTTCTTTAATGGAACAACGGGAAACTATCGAAACGAACTTACTAACACAGGTAGCTGAAATATTCAAAATACCAGTAGAAGCCATCGAAAATCTTGACGAAGAACAAGCTGTAAATATAATTGCTAATACATTTGATAATGGTTCAATTGGCTATCAAGGCAACCAGAATTGTACCTTCCATCCTATCGACAAATTAGTCCAGCTTCACGAAGAGAAGATTGCGCTATACGAGCGTATGCTGAAGGAAAAGGATGAAATGATGGCGCGGCTGGAAAAGCTAATCGAAACTAAATAA
- a CDS encoding MBL fold metallo-hydrolase, with the protein MLLRKIMITLCILLLSFTIGVYFFMQQPKFGKLPSGERLERIKKSPNFHDGQFQNSSETPDLTEGANYFSVLKEFIFKENTRVKPTTELPAVKTDLHKIVPNEDVFIWFGHSSYFLQTNGIKFLIDPVFSGAASPIRMTTKSFGGSDRYTTADIPEIDYLIITHDHWDHLDYETVKNLKSKVKTVICGLGVGEHLEYWGYDKSRIIEKDWHETIELINNTKLHTTPARHFSGRGLSRNKSLWLSFVLETPDKRIFIGGDGGYDSHFKAIGDKFGPFDLAIIECGQYDKNWKYIHLMPEEVLQVAQDLKTEKLIPVHWSKFSLANHNWDEPISRLEALNDNPALRLCTPMIGEKMNLDANTTFTQWWKNVN; encoded by the coding sequence ATGCTTTTACGAAAAATTATGATAACCCTTTGCATCTTACTTCTATCCTTTACCATTGGCGTTTATTTCTTTATGCAACAGCCCAAATTTGGAAAACTTCCATCGGGCGAACGATTGGAACGCATTAAAAAATCACCAAACTTCCATGACGGACAGTTTCAGAATAGCAGTGAAACACCCGATCTAACCGAAGGGGCCAATTATTTTTCGGTTTTAAAGGAATTTATATTTAAAGAAAACACCCGGGTAAAACCAACCACCGAATTACCGGCCGTAAAAACCGACCTGCATAAAATCGTTCCAAATGAAGACGTCTTTATCTGGTTTGGACATTCCTCTTATTTCCTGCAAACCAATGGCATTAAATTCCTGATCGATCCGGTTTTTAGCGGTGCCGCCTCACCTATCCGGATGACGACCAAAAGTTTTGGTGGTAGCGATCGTTATACCACAGCCGATATTCCGGAAATTGATTATCTGATCATCACGCATGATCACTGGGATCACCTTGATTATGAAACGGTAAAAAATCTGAAAAGCAAGGTTAAAACCGTAATCTGTGGATTGGGCGTAGGCGAACATCTGGAATATTGGGGTTATGACAAATCCCGTATTATCGAAAAAGACTGGCACGAAACTATTGAGTTGATCAATAATACAAAATTACATACCACACCGGCACGTCATTTTTCCGGCAGAGGGCTTTCCCGAAACAAATCGTTATGGTTGTCGTTTGTATTGGAAACACCCGACAAAAGAATTTTTATCGGTGGTGATGGTGGATATGATAGTCATTTCAAGGCAATCGGAGATAAATTCGGTCCATTTGATTTGGCCATTATTGAATGCGGACAATATGATAAAAACTGGAAATACATTCATTTAATGCCCGAAGAAGTACTGCAAGTCGCACAGGATTTGAAAACCGAAAAGCTGATTCCGGTTCACTGGAGTAAATTTTCGCTGGCCAATCACAACTGGGATGAACCTATTTCCCGTCTGGAAGCCTTAAACGATAATCCGGCTTTACGTCTTTGTACGCCTATGATTGGTGAAAAGATGAATCTCGATGCCAATACAACCTTCACCCAATGGTGGAAAAATGTAAATTAA
- the cas9 gene encoding type II CRISPR RNA-guided endonuclease Cas9 (Cas9, originally named Csn1, is the large, multifunctional signature protein of type II CRISPR/Cas systems. It is well known even to general audiences because its RNA-guided endonuclease activity has made it a popular tool for custom editing of eukaryotic genomes.): MEKHIIGLDLGTNSVGWSLIQQHFDNKYGRILGMGTRIIPMSQDIISDFGKGKSISQTAERTAYRSTRTVRERHLLRRERLHRVLHLLGFLPKHYDEQIDFRKRFGKFISGCEPKLVYNQNEFLFKDSFLEMLADFKQHQPEFLKDKKGNDCLIPYDWTIYFLRKKALTQKIAREELAWILLNFNQKRGYYQLRGEEEEENSNKSIVFHSLRVVDVVADEEKNKKGETWYTLNLENGWTYRRSSKTELYEWKDKVRDFIVTTDLNDDGTEKRDKDGNVKRSFRAPGSDDWTLMKKKTEQDIEQSAKTVGEFIYDHLLLNPKQKIKGKLVRTIERKFYKEELEKILKNQQIFHTELQDTFLLENCIEELYRHNKTQQQQLLSKDFVHLFVKDIIFYQRPLRSQKSNISNCSLEFRTTKNEKGESIVRPLKVIAKSNPYYQEFRLLQWIHNLAIYRKEDDANVSDDFFKTIENKDELFDFLNHKKEIEQKVLIRFLLEKKGFKGRALTTEIEKYRWNYVMDKKYPCNETKAMLYSCLSKVDNVPADFLSFHQELNLWHLIYSVTDKEEYNKALKTFARKHQLNEESFFEAFRKFPPFKSDYGSFSQKAILKLLPLMRFGKNWGWNQINIKSQDRIAKIITGEYDEEITDRVREKAQHLTTETDFQQLPLWLAQYVVYGRHSEATNTDKWYSVKDLENYIASFKQHSLRNPIVEQVVLETLRVVRDIWIQYGKGAKDFFNEIHIELGRDLKNTAEERERITTMVTENENTNLRIKALLAEMALDKAVENARPYSPSQQEILRIYEDGVLNSGMDIEEDILKISKAAQPSSSDLKRYKLWLEQKYRSPYTGQIIPLNKLFTPEYEIEHIIPQSIYFDDSFSNKIICEAAVNKLKDNTIGLAFIKKFHGQIVDCGMGKQVKIFEVSGYEEFVNQNYAKNKAKRNKLLMEDIPEKMIERQLNDTRYISKYISGILSNIVRSESNDDGVNSKNLISGNGKITTALKQDWGLNDIWNDLILPRFERMNELTNSSDFTSWNENYQKYLPTVPINLSKSFSKKRIDHSHHALDALIIACATRDHINFMNNEHALKNGKTKEEKQKFRFDLRAKLCDKKYNNDSTENYQWVFKKPWETFTTDSKNELEKMVVSFKQNLRVINKATNYYEKWVDKNGVKVKEIVKQEDINWAIRKPLHRETVSGKISLDRIKVGNGKILTATRKSLDTSFNENSIKTITDTGIQKILSNYLKSKNNNPEIAFSPEGIEEMNQNIRDYNDGRLHQPILKVRVFEQGSKFQLGETGNRTKKYVEAAKGTNLFFAVYEDKSGKRNYETIALNLVIERQKQGLSSAPEVNEKGHRLLFVLSPNDLVYVPMEEEDISGIEFNNLDREQASRIYKMVSSTGSKCHFIHSRVATLIKNYDSESKIGEFGSLNKLEITMDNSVRIKEKCIKLKVDRLGNISKA; the protein is encoded by the coding sequence ATGGAAAAACATATAATAGGATTAGATTTAGGAACCAATTCTGTTGGTTGGAGTTTAATACAACAACATTTTGATAATAAATATGGTCGTATTCTCGGAATGGGTACGCGTATTATACCCATGTCACAAGATATAATTAGTGATTTTGGAAAAGGAAAGTCGATTTCTCAAACAGCAGAACGAACAGCCTATCGCTCTACAAGAACAGTAAGAGAACGGCATCTTTTAAGAAGAGAACGTTTGCATCGGGTTTTACATCTTTTAGGCTTTTTACCGAAACATTATGATGAGCAAATTGATTTCAGAAAACGTTTCGGAAAGTTTATTAGTGGTTGTGAACCTAAATTGGTATATAATCAAAATGAGTTTTTATTTAAAGATTCCTTCCTTGAAATGCTGGCAGATTTTAAACAACATCAGCCCGAATTTTTAAAAGATAAAAAAGGAAACGATTGTTTAATTCCTTACGATTGGACTATTTATTTTTTAAGAAAGAAAGCATTAACACAAAAAATAGCAAGAGAAGAACTGGCTTGGATTTTATTAAACTTTAACCAAAAGCGTGGGTATTATCAGCTTCGAGGGGAAGAAGAAGAAGAAAATTCAAATAAATCGATCGTCTTTCATTCTTTACGGGTGGTAGATGTTGTAGCCGATGAAGAAAAAAATAAAAAAGGAGAAACCTGGTATACTCTTAATCTGGAAAATGGCTGGACATATCGACGATCGAGTAAAACGGAATTGTACGAGTGGAAAGATAAAGTTCGCGATTTTATTGTTACAACAGATCTTAATGATGATGGAACTGAAAAACGAGATAAAGACGGAAATGTAAAACGCAGTTTCCGGGCACCAGGTTCCGACGATTGGACCTTGATGAAAAAAAAGACAGAGCAAGATATTGAGCAATCTGCTAAAACTGTTGGAGAATTTATATATGATCATTTACTATTAAATCCGAAACAAAAAATCAAAGGAAAATTAGTTCGTACTATCGAACGAAAGTTCTATAAAGAGGAACTGGAGAAGATTTTAAAAAACCAACAAATATTCCATACAGAATTACAAGATACTTTTTTATTAGAAAATTGTATAGAGGAATTGTACCGTCATAATAAAACACAGCAACAACAACTTTTATCAAAAGACTTTGTGCATTTGTTTGTAAAGGATATTATTTTTTATCAGCGACCATTACGCAGTCAGAAATCCAATATTAGTAATTGTAGTTTAGAATTTAGAACGACTAAAAACGAAAAAGGTGAAAGTATAGTACGACCGTTAAAAGTTATCGCAAAATCAAATCCTTATTACCAGGAATTCAGACTTTTACAATGGATTCATAATCTAGCCATTTATCGAAAGGAAGATGATGCAAATGTATCGGACGATTTTTTTAAAACTATAGAAAACAAGGATGAGCTGTTCGATTTTCTAAACCATAAAAAAGAAATTGAACAAAAGGTTTTGATTCGATTTCTGTTGGAGAAGAAAGGTTTTAAAGGCAGAGCATTAACAACCGAAATAGAAAAATACCGTTGGAATTATGTGATGGATAAAAAATATCCATGTAACGAGACAAAAGCAATGTTGTATTCTTGCTTGAGTAAAGTTGATAATGTACCGGCTGATTTTTTAAGTTTCCATCAGGAATTGAATTTATGGCATCTTATTTATTCAGTAACCGATAAAGAAGAATACAACAAAGCATTAAAAACATTTGCTCGCAAACATCAATTAAACGAAGAATCATTTTTTGAAGCTTTCCGGAAGTTTCCACCATTTAAAAGTGATTACGGTAGTTTTTCTCAAAAAGCAATTTTAAAATTACTTCCGTTAATGCGTTTTGGGAAAAATTGGGGTTGGAATCAAATTAATATAAAATCCCAAGATCGTATCGCTAAAATTATCACAGGAGAATATGATGAAGAAATAACAGATCGGGTTCGTGAAAAAGCGCAACACTTAACAACGGAAACGGACTTTCAGCAATTACCGCTTTGGCTGGCACAATATGTAGTATACGGACGTCATTCTGAAGCAACTAATACCGATAAATGGTACTCTGTAAAAGACCTGGAAAACTATATCGCCTCTTTTAAACAACATTCTTTACGTAATCCTATTGTGGAGCAAGTTGTTTTGGAAACATTACGGGTAGTTCGTGATATTTGGATACAATATGGTAAAGGAGCTAAAGATTTCTTTAATGAAATTCATATAGAATTGGGACGTGATCTGAAAAATACTGCCGAAGAACGGGAGCGCATCACGACTATGGTTACCGAAAATGAGAATACGAATCTACGCATTAAAGCGTTATTGGCTGAAATGGCTTTGGATAAAGCCGTTGAAAATGCTCGGCCGTATTCTCCTTCACAACAGGAAATCCTACGGATTTATGAAGATGGCGTTTTAAATTCCGGTATGGATATAGAAGAAGATATTTTAAAAATAAGTAAAGCAGCACAACCTTCCAGTAGCGATTTAAAGCGATATAAGCTCTGGCTGGAACAAAAATATCGTTCTCCTTATACCGGACAAATTATTCCGTTAAACAAATTATTTACGCCGGAATATGAGATAGAACATATCATTCCGCAAAGCATCTATTTTGACGATAGTTTTAGTAACAAAATTATTTGTGAGGCAGCTGTTAATAAGCTTAAAGATAATACTATCGGACTGGCGTTTATTAAAAAATTCCATGGACAGATTGTGGATTGTGGAATGGGAAAACAAGTGAAAATATTCGAAGTGTCAGGCTACGAGGAATTTGTAAACCAAAATTATGCTAAAAACAAAGCGAAACGAAACAAATTGCTAATGGAAGATATACCGGAAAAAATGATAGAACGTCAGCTAAATGATACACGTTATATCAGTAAATATATTTCCGGAATTCTGTCAAATATTGTTCGTTCAGAATCTAACGATGACGGTGTTAATTCTAAAAACCTGATTTCTGGAAATGGTAAAATTACAACAGCTTTAAAACAGGATTGGGGATTAAATGATATTTGGAATGATTTGATTTTACCACGATTTGAACGGATGAATGAACTAACCAATTCATCCGATTTTACATCATGGAATGAAAATTATCAGAAGTATTTGCCAACCGTTCCGATTAACTTGTCAAAAAGTTTTTCTAAAAAAAGAATTGACCATAGCCACCACGCGTTGGATGCTTTAATTATTGCCTGTGCAACAAGAGACCATATAAACTTTATGAATAACGAGCATGCGTTAAAGAATGGAAAAACAAAAGAGGAGAAGCAGAAATTTAGATTTGATTTACGAGCCAAACTGTGTGATAAAAAATATAATAATGATTCGACCGAAAACTATCAATGGGTATTTAAAAAACCATGGGAGACTTTTACAACCGATAGTAAAAATGAATTGGAAAAAATGGTGGTAAGTTTTAAACAAAATCTTAGGGTCATCAATAAAGCCACCAATTATTATGAAAAATGGGTAGATAAAAACGGAGTAAAGGTAAAAGAAATAGTGAAGCAGGAAGATATTAATTGGGCAATCCGAAAACCATTGCATAGAGAAACCGTTTCCGGGAAAATAAGTTTAGATCGTATAAAAGTAGGGAATGGGAAAATTTTAACAGCTACACGAAAATCGTTGGATACCTCTTTTAATGAAAACAGTATAAAAACAATAACGGATACTGGAATTCAAAAAATATTGAGTAACTATCTTAAGAGTAAAAACAACAATCCAGAGATTGCCTTTTCACCTGAAGGAATCGAGGAAATGAATCAAAATATACGGGATTATAATGATGGTAGATTACATCAACCTATTTTAAAAGTAAGGGTATTCGAACAAGGAAGTAAGTTTCAATTAGGAGAAACGGGGAATAGAACAAAGAAATATGTAGAAGCCGCAAAAGGAACCAATTTGTTTTTTGCGGTTTACGAGGATAAAAGTGGTAAAAGAAATTATGAGACTATCGCCTTAAATCTGGTTATTGAGAGACAAAAACAAGGATTATCTTCTGCTCCTGAAGTAAATGAAAAAGGACACCGACTTCTATTTGTACTATCTCCTAATGATTTGGTGTATGTTCCTATGGAGGAAGAAGATATTTCCGGAATTGAGTTTAATAATCTGGATAGAGAACAAGCGAGTAGAATATATAAAATGGTAAGTAGTACTGGTAGTAAATGTCATTTTATTCATTCAAGAGTTGCTACGTTAATTAAAAACTATGATTCCGAAAGCAAGATCGGTGAGTTTGGTAGTTTAAATAAATTGGAAATAACAATGGATAATTCTGTTCGTATAAAAGAAAAGTGCATCAAATTGAAAGTAGATCGATTAGGGAATATTTCTAAAGCTTAA
- a CDS encoding TetR/AcrR family transcriptional regulator: protein MDKQKEILTTALKLFVDYGFHGTATSKIAKEAGVANGTLFHYYKTKEDLIIALYIDIKLRVAQHIESYRDEHTEYKEHFKKQFVGLMLWSLENDYEFRFIQQFYFSPYASLMDYEEIQKLSKKGCEELEEAMKQNHIKKQPIDYLIAIVNNYVFGIQQYLRQSKLTTEEKKEVIYNSYETLWTMIH from the coding sequence ATGGACAAACAAAAAGAAATCCTTACCACTGCTTTAAAACTATTTGTAGACTACGGTTTCCATGGAACAGCAACCAGTAAGATTGCCAAAGAAGCCGGTGTGGCCAACGGTACTTTATTCCATTATTATAAGACTAAAGAAGATTTGATCATCGCACTTTATATCGATATCAAGTTACGGGTAGCCCAACATATTGAAAGCTATCGTGACGAGCATACCGAATATAAAGAACACTTTAAAAAACAATTTGTCGGTCTGATGTTATGGTCGTTGGAAAACGATTATGAGTTCCGTTTTATTCAGCAATTTTACTTTTCGCCATATGCTTCGCTAATGGATTATGAAGAAATCCAGAAGTTATCCAAAAAAGGATGTGAAGAACTGGAAGAGGCTATGAAACAAAATCATATCAAAAAACAACCGATCGATTACCTGATTGCTATCGTTAACAATTACGTTTTCGGAATACAACAGTATTTACGACAATCGAAACTAACTACAGAAGAGAAAAAAGAAGTGATCTATAACTCCTACGAAACCCTTTGGACTATGATTCACTAA
- a CDS encoding SymE family type I addiction module toxin, which translates to MKNSTPSRNRNKQKKLPVRRVSLYGKAFPRAYSRYVYYPEIRLAGKWLQEAGFKTTMKVKISCEYRKLIITVDTRKDPSLYR; encoded by the coding sequence ATGAAAAATTCAACACCAAGCCGCAACCGCAACAAACAAAAAAAACTCCCGGTACGCCGGGTTTCGCTATACGGAAAAGCCTTTCCACGCGCCTACAGTCGGTATGTATATTATCCCGAAATCCGATTGGCCGGAAAATGGCTTCAAGAGGCCGGGTTTAAAACGACAATGAAAGTAAAAATAAGCTGCGAATATCGGAAACTGATTATAACGGTAGATACCCGAAAAGACCCTTCGCTTTATCGCTAG
- the cas1 gene encoding type II CRISPR-associated endonuclease Cas1 — MLKRTIYIGNPSYLKVKDNQLYIEDPLLKEVKGIVPIEDIGFLIMDHPQITLSNPLIVMMQQHNVAIISCDESHLPLGLMLPISGHVEHSERLKHQIGISEPLRKQLWKQTVESKIFQQKELLRKLKLPHDILSKYMNDVKSGDSTNMEGIAAQYYWSHLFDNFLRERKGEAPNNFLNFGYAILRSMVARALVCSGLHPTIGIFHRNKYNAYCLADDIMEPYRPYVDEMVWEWMNTPLATHELDKNAKAHLLQLATRDVSISGLQRPLMTALSITTSSLCKCFMGTSRMIHYPVFK; from the coding sequence ATGTTAAAACGTACTATTTATATCGGAAATCCTTCTTATCTAAAAGTAAAGGACAATCAGTTATACATAGAAGATCCATTGTTAAAAGAGGTTAAAGGAATTGTCCCGATTGAAGATATAGGTTTTTTGATTATGGATCATCCACAAATCACTCTTTCTAATCCTCTAATAGTGATGATGCAACAGCATAACGTGGCAATCATTAGTTGTGACGAGTCACATTTACCTTTAGGATTAATGCTGCCAATAAGTGGACATGTAGAACATTCGGAACGATTAAAGCATCAAATAGGTATTTCTGAACCTTTACGAAAACAACTTTGGAAACAGACGGTCGAATCTAAAATCTTCCAACAGAAAGAGCTTTTGAGAAAACTGAAGTTGCCACATGATATATTAAGTAAATATATGAATGATGTAAAATCTGGGGATAGCACAAATATGGAAGGAATAGCAGCACAGTATTATTGGAGTCATTTATTCGACAATTTTTTGCGGGAAAGAAAAGGAGAGGCTCCAAACAACTTTTTAAATTTCGGATATGCAATTTTAAGAAGTATGGTAGCCCGTGCTTTGGTTTGTAGTGGTTTACACCCTACAATAGGGATTTTTCATCGAAATAAGTATAATGCTTATTGTTTGGCTGATGATATAATGGAGCCTTATCGACCCTATGTAGATGAAATGGTTTGGGAATGGATGAATACTCCCTTGGCGACACATGAATTGGATAAAAATGCAAAAGCTCATTTATTGCAGTTGGCAACAAGGGATGTTAGTATAAGTGGTTTACAACGACCGCTAATGACGGCGTTGAGTATTACTACTAGTTCGTTGTGTAAGTGTTTTATGGGTACAAGTAGGATGATTCATTATCCAGTTTTTAAATGA
- a CDS encoding DUF3667 domain-containing protein, with amino-acid sequence MSHDKIRDHIDCLNCGKIVTEKYCPNCGQDNTESRKSFHYLFTHFVEDFTHYDNAFWKTMKYLLFRPSRLTREYLEGKRKHYVAPVKLYIFISFITFFLPGVLPEIDHDNETQREVRKAEAHKYDYNYEEADSILKVTTGRKIPTIGNYSSVKEYDSIQKTLPVAKKGSKLMEKFERRLAEINEKYTTKEIIGKFKDSFIHNLPKVLFLYLPLFAFSLWLFHNKKKWYYFEHGIFTLHYFSFLLLNTMLFLTVSWLLKLMGDNGFLTFLEFLLTCIYLGWGFTYFFKAHRFFYSEKRYISNLKSLVLLFVNSFLITVVLLLFIIYTLLYLH; translated from the coding sequence ATGAGCCACGATAAAATACGCGATCACATTGACTGTTTAAATTGCGGAAAAATTGTTACCGAAAAATACTGCCCAAACTGCGGCCAGGATAACACCGAATCCCGAAAGTCATTTCACTATCTGTTTACGCATTTCGTAGAAGATTTTACGCATTATGACAATGCTTTCTGGAAAACTATGAAATATTTGTTGTTCCGCCCTTCCCGCCTTACCCGCGAATACCTGGAGGGAAAACGCAAACATTATGTAGCTCCGGTAAAGCTGTATATTTTTATCAGTTTTATAACCTTTTTCCTTCCGGGGGTACTTCCGGAAATTGATCACGATAACGAAACGCAACGTGAAGTAAGAAAGGCCGAAGCCCATAAATATGATTACAACTACGAGGAAGCCGATTCGATTCTAAAAGTAACCACAGGTAGAAAAATCCCTACCATAGGCAACTATAGTTCGGTAAAAGAATACGATTCGATACAAAAGACACTTCCGGTAGCAAAAAAGGGTTCCAAACTAATGGAAAAATTTGAAAGAAGGCTGGCCGAAATAAACGAAAAATATACCACAAAAGAAATCATCGGAAAATTCAAGGACTCTTTTATTCATAACCTTCCCAAAGTACTTTTCCTCTATCTGCCGTTATTTGCTTTTTCGCTATGGCTTTTTCACAATAAAAAGAAATGGTACTATTTTGAGCACGGTATTTTTACGCTCCATTATTTTTCATTCCTGCTACTCAACACCATGCTGTTTCTAACAGTGAGCTGGTTGCTGAAACTAATGGGTGATAATGGCTTTTTAACATTTTTAGAGTTTCTACTAACCTGTATTTATCTGGGTTGGGGCTTTACCTACTTTTTTAAAGCACACCGTTTTTTCTACAGCGAAAAGCGCTATATCTCGAATTTAAAGAGTTTGGTGCTGCTTTTTGTCAATTCGTTCCTTATAACGGTTGTACTGCTACTGTTTATCATTTATACCCTATTATACCTTCATTAA
- a CDS encoding OsmC family protein, which translates to MKLIRRASANWKGTGMEGKGSVSTQSTTLNNANLSFKTRFEDGVGTNPEELIGAAHAGCFSMKLSFVLNEAGFTADTIDTNAKVVFEDGKITQVQLDLKASVPGISEEAFQKAALDAKENCPISQLLKAEIVLAAALV; encoded by the coding sequence ATGAAATTAATCAGAAGAGCCAGTGCCAACTGGAAAGGAACTGGTATGGAAGGTAAAGGATCTGTATCGACGCAAAGTACAACATTAAACAATGCTAATTTGTCGTTTAAAACCCGATTTGAAGACGGGGTGGGAACCAATCCCGAAGAATTGATTGGTGCGGCACATGCCGGTTGTTTTTCAATGAAGTTAAGTTTTGTATTAAACGAAGCCGGATTTACAGCCGATACTATCGACACGAACGCCAAAGTAGTTTTCGAAGATGGGAAAATCACTCAGGTGCAATTGGATTTAAAAGCATCGGTACCGGGAATATCGGAAGAAGCGTTCCAAAAAGCCGCTTTGGATGCCAAAGAAAACTGTCCGATTTCACAATTGCTAAAAGCCGAAATCGTTTTAGCAGCTGCCTTGGTATAA